The Flavobacteriales bacterium genome includes the window AGAGGAACAATTACTGCGGGGTACACACACACACACACACACACATTACAGCTATGGGGTCTGATACTTCAGAAAAACAGGAGTTAGAAGGTAAAGTACTGGCTAAAGCAGATCTCGTGGTAAATATTTGTATGACGGCAATGGCAATTCAGACTTACAGGATGATACTATCAACTATGTAGAACAGTATGGTTCCTCAGTTAGTAGACCAACTTTTGAAGTATTAAGTTTGGCAGCCCTTGCAACTTATCAAGTTCAATGGTTCTACACTGATAGAACAAATAATCCTTCCGGTATTTCTAACTCAAATTTAATCAGTTTAGGAATTACCAATAACGAAACTCAATTGAATGCGAATGCAACGGGAGAATTAACAATAACAGCACCTTATATGACTGATGCAACCTCACACGATTATGCTTTTATTATTTCTCAATATGAATCATCACAAGAAAAAAAGTCAGGAAACTTTATTGATGAAGATGCTAATTCTCAACTAAAAGTCCTCCCCAACCCTAACAATGGGAAGTTTCAATTGGAATTGGATAACAATGAAGAGTTGGCACATGTTACCGTCTTCAATGTAATGGGCAAGCAAGTATTTGTTAGTACCATTACGGGCAACCAGTTCAGCATCGACATTAGCGATAGGGGTATTTACATTGTTAGCGTACAAATGGGCGATCAAATACTCAATAAGAAGATTGTGAAACAATAATCGTTACGAAACGAAACAAATAACAAAAACAGATTATTTTGCATATGACTCCTAGTAAA containing:
- a CDS encoding T9SS type A sorting domain-containing protein; translated protein: MYDGNGNSDLQDDTINYVEQYGSSVSRPTFEVLSLAALATYQVQWFYTDRTNNPSGISNSNLISLGITNNETQLNANATGELTITAPYMTDATSHDYAFIISQYESSQEKKSGNFIDEDANSQLKVLPNPNNGKFQLELDNNEELAHVTVFNVMGKQVFVSTITGNQFSIDISDRGIYIVSVQMGDQILNKKIVKQ